In Thermoanaerobaculia bacterium, a single genomic region encodes these proteins:
- a CDS encoding HPr family phosphocarrier protein, with product MITKSMEIRNRLGLHARAAAKLVHTSSRFRSSVKIRKDDEEVDGKSILGILLLAASSGTTIELTVEGDDEVEASRAVEDLIARRFDEDE from the coding sequence GTGATCACGAAATCGATGGAAATCCGGAACCGGCTCGGACTCCATGCGCGGGCCGCCGCCAAGCTCGTCCACACGTCCAGCCGTTTCCGTTCCTCGGTGAAGATCCGGAAGGACGACGAGGAAGTCGACGGCAAGTCGATCCTCGGGATCCTCCTGCTCGCCGCGTCGAGCGGTACCACCATCGAGCTCACGGTCGAGGGAGACGACGAAGTCGAGGCGTCCCGCGCGGTCGAGGATCTGATCGC